The sequence TCTCGGCGGTGAGTTCGGCGACGTACTCTAAGGTCTCGAGTGAGATGACGCCGTCGTGGAAGCCGCGTTTGACCCGTTCGTGGAGGATGTCGACGATCTCCGGGCCGTCGTAGACCGGGAAGTAGACGTCCTCGGGGCGGAAGACACTCTGGACCCGCGAGTCGAGTTCGTCGATGACGTCCAGTGCTGGATCCGAGGAGACGACGATGACGCCGATCTTCGCGCCGGGGTACTCCTCGTGGGCCCGGAGCAGCGAGTACAGCGTATCGCTTGCCTCGTTCTCGTAAAAGAGGTAGTTGACGTCGTCCAGGGCGACGACGAGTACACGGTCGTCCTCGACGAGTTTCTCGGCGATCTGGCCGAAGAGCTTCTTGAACGAGATACCCGACGATGGGGGCTCGTAGTCGAAGGTTCCCTCGAACAGCCGCGAAAATACCGAGTATCGGGTCGCGTTGACCTGACAGTTGACCCGGATCGTCCGAACGTCGCTGGTCTGGGCACCGACCTCGTCGAAGAGCTTCTGGATTGCGGTGGTTTTGCCGGTTCCGGGCGGGCCGCGAACGGTGACGTTCAGCGGCCGAGACCCACGCACGGCTGGACGCAGGGCGTAGGTCAGCCCCTCCATCTGGGACTCCCGGTGTCTGAACGTCTCGGGGACGTAATCGATCTCGAAGACGTGTTCGTTCCGGAAGACCGACTCGTCCCACGACAACATCCCCCCGTCGGGGTCGTCTGCCATCACTGACACCACGCCGTCGGAACTACTTAGTTGTTCGCCGTTTCCGGGGCCGGAACCGGCTCGATTCGCTCCATCCAGCGCTCGAGATCGGCAGGGTCGATCCGCCCGTGATGCACCATTCGAACGTGCGCCCGGACCAGCCGCTCGACCTCGTCGGCGCTGCTCGAGCGGACGAGGAACTGACAGGGACCCTCGCGACACTCGTACCTGTATGGCATACACTACCATTCCACAAGGAAGTCGGAGGGCGTTGTACTTGCACTGGCAGGTCGGCTGTGACCAAGCGGCCACGCCACGTCGTCGACGCCAGAGTGGCAGCTCCCCCCGGGCAGGTCAGAAGACGCCACAGCCCGTGCTGTTAACACTGTCGTCGGTTTTAATACCCGTGCGACGGTCGGTCCACCATGGCACGAATCGACGCCAGCGACCTGTTACCGGCGGAGCGACTGCGATCGGCCGCCCTCGAGGGCGAGATTACCCAGCTTCACCGTGGTGATCCCCACGCGGCCGAGGGAGACACCTTCGAGATCGGCGACACGACGTTCGAAGTCGTCGAGGTCTTCGAACAGCGCCTCGGCGCGTTGACCGACGAAGACGCCCGTGCGGAGGGCTCGCCCGACCTCGAGGCCTATCGCCGCCGAATCGAACGGACCCACGACACCGAGTGGGACGACGAGAAGACGGCGTTTTGCCACCGGTTCGAGCCGATCTCGTAGCCGTCGAACGGCGAGTTCGGTCTGGCGATCGGGATGCGACAGCCACATCTTTCCCGCCACCGTGGCTCGAGACATGCGCGAGGCAGACGAGACGACCCGGCAGCGACTCGCGGCCGTGCTGCGCGAGGAGCCAGCGACCCCGAGCGACCTCGCCGATCGACTCGAGGTTTCCCCGCACACGGCCGTCGACCACGTCGAGCACGTCGCCCGGTCGCTCGATGGAACCGACGAGCAGTTGCTCGTCGCCCCGCCGAGGTGCCGGGACTGTGGCTTCGACGAGTACGACGAGCCTGCGAACCTCCCCTCGCGGTGTCCGGCCTGCAAGAGCGAGTCGATCGCCGAGCCGACGTTCACGATCGAGTGACAGTACTGGTGATGAGAGAACGTGATTGCGATTCGATACTACTATTACTGCCCCACGAATGTACTTCGTACCGACCCCGTTTCCGCGACCGCTCCGTCGGGTGACGAGCCGATTTTCGTCGGTTCGTTCGGCCGCCGGTCGCCGGGGAGACACGTCCCATGACGACCACATCACACACCGAGTTCGACGGCGTCCAGTTCGCTCTCGACGTCCTCGAGTGGCTCGAGGGTCGTGACGAGCCGGCAGCCTCGGTCGACGAAACGTTCGCACTGCTGTCGTCGACCCGTCGCCGTCTCTGCGTCCAGGTGATGCGTACGTTCGACGAACAGGTAACGCTCCCCGACGTCGCCGAAGCGGTCGCCGAGCGCGAGGCAGGAGAGTCCGTGACGGAGCTGTCTGCCGAACGCGTCGCGGAAGTCTACCTCTCGCTGTATCACGACCACCTGCCGCGGCTGGTCGACGCCGGCTTGCTCGAGTACGACCAGGAACGGGACCTCGTTTCGCCACAGGCGATCTGACCGGCTCGAGCCCCCCGCCACGACGGCGGCTCCGTTTCGAACGCTCGAATGCTGGATCTAACGTCTGACTCAGTTTTACCATCCCGAAGAGCCAACGGCGAGTATGGACTCGGTCCTCGTCTACGGCTCGTACGGCTACACCGGCCGGCTGGTCACCCGCGAAGCCGTCGCACGGGGAGTCAGACCGATCGTCGCCGGTCGGGACGACGCTCGCGTGACACAGCAGGCAACCGCCCTCGGTCTCGAGGGACGGACGTTCGATCTCGCGGTCCCCGACGCCATCGAGCCCCACCTCGCCGACGTCGACTGCGTGTTGAACTGCGCCGGTCCGTTCACAGCGACGGCCACCCCGATGGTCGAGGCCTGCCTCGAGACCGAAACGGACTACCTCGACGTGACCGGCGAGTTTGCAGTCGTCGAACGGCTCCGCCGGCGGAACCGTGCCGCTCGCGACGCCGGCGTGACGGTCCTCCCGGCCGTCGGCTACGAGGTCGTTCCCTCGGACTGTCTGGTCACCTGGCTCACAGAGCGCTGTCCGGGCGCGGACGAACTCACCCTCGGCGTTCGCGGCTCGCCGCTCGTCTCCCCCGGGACCGCTCGAACGCTGCTCGACCTCTGTGACGAGGGCGTCGTCAGGCGGAACGGCCGACTGGTCCGGGTGCCGCCGGCGTTTCGCAGCCGCGAGATCGACTTCGGTGACGGCCCGGAGTACGCGATCACCGCGCCGTGGCCGGACGTGGTGACGGCCGCCCACGGCACCGACCTCGAGACGGTAGAAGCCTACGTCGCCGTTCCCGACGTGGCCAGACCGGCGGTCGGACTCTCCGGCGTGGCTGCCTGGCTCGCCGGCCGCGAGCCGGTTCGACGACTGCTCGAGCGGGCCATCGACGCCGCCGTGGACGGCCCCGACGAGCGGCAACTGGCGACCGACGAGACGGTGATCTGGGCCGAGGTTCGTGATTCGACGACCGGCCACCGGGTCAGCGGTCGCGTGCGCACGCCGAACCCGTACGCGCTGACGACCGAGAGCGCCGTCACCGCCGCAGAACGCGTCCTCGCAGGCGAGGTCGACGCCGGGTTCCAGACCCCGGCGACGGCCTTCGGGGCCGACTTCGTCACCGACCTCACTGGGATAGAGCGGCGACTCGAGGACGACTGGCGACCCCCGTCGCTCGAGGAAAGTGAGAAATCGAGAGCGCTCGAGCGCGAGGGGCGACGGGCGGTAGACGCCAGCGATTGAGTTCTACTCCGCCCGGTAACAGGCCGCCTCGACGCGCTCGTCGTACAGCCGCGCCAGTCGGTCCGTGAGTGGGCCACCGCCGATTTCGACGTCGTCGATACGGTCTACCGGCCGCACTTCCCAGGTCCGGTTGGTCAGGAACGCCTCCTCGGCTTCGTAGACCTCTTCGAGCGTGTAGCTCCCGTTACGCGTCG is a genomic window of Natrarchaeobaculum aegyptiacum containing:
- a CDS encoding transcriptional regulator, whose amino-acid sequence is MREADETTRQRLAAVLREEPATPSDLADRLEVSPHTAVDHVEHVARSLDGTDEQLLVAPPRCRDCGFDEYDEPANLPSRCPACKSESIAEPTFTIE
- a CDS encoding ORC1-type DNA replication protein gives rise to the protein MADDPDGGMLSWDESVFRNEHVFEIDYVPETFRHRESQMEGLTYALRPAVRGSRPLNVTVRGPPGTGKTTAIQKLFDEVGAQTSDVRTIRVNCQVNATRYSVFSRLFEGTFDYEPPSSGISFKKLFGQIAEKLVEDDRVLVVALDDVNYLFYENEASDTLYSLLRAHEEYPGAKIGVIVVSSDPALDVIDELDSRVQSVFRPEDVYFPVYDGPEIVDILHERVKRGFHDGVISLETLEYVAELTAESGDLRVGIDLLRRAGLNAEMRASKTVEREDVESAYETSKYVSLSRSLSGLTDTERTLLEVIAHNDGERAGDVYEAFHEKTDLGYTRYSEIVNKLDQLGLIDAEYADVEGRGRSRSLSLAYEREAILDRLE
- a CDS encoding saccharopine dehydrogenase family protein gives rise to the protein MDSVLVYGSYGYTGRLVTREAVARGVRPIVAGRDDARVTQQATALGLEGRTFDLAVPDAIEPHLADVDCVLNCAGPFTATATPMVEACLETETDYLDVTGEFAVVERLRRRNRAARDAGVTVLPAVGYEVVPSDCLVTWLTERCPGADELTLGVRGSPLVSPGTARTLLDLCDEGVVRRNGRLVRVPPAFRSREIDFGDGPEYAITAPWPDVVTAAHGTDLETVEAYVAVPDVARPAVGLSGVAAWLAGREPVRRLLERAIDAAVDGPDERQLATDETVIWAEVRDSTTGHRVSGRVRTPNPYALTTESAVTAAERVLAGEVDAGFQTPATAFGADFVTDLTGIERRLEDDWRPPSLEESEKSRALEREGRRAVDASD
- a CDS encoding DUF1059 domain-containing protein; translated protein: MPYRYECREGPCQFLVRSSSADEVERLVRAHVRMVHHGRIDPADLERWMERIEPVPAPETANN
- a CDS encoding DUF7344 domain-containing protein yields the protein MTTTSHTEFDGVQFALDVLEWLEGRDEPAASVDETFALLSSTRRRLCVQVMRTFDEQVTLPDVAEAVAEREAGESVTELSAERVAEVYLSLYHDHLPRLVDAGLLEYDQERDLVSPQAI